The genomic DNA atgtgagAGAAGATAAAGAGAAGAAATAGTGCCCAAGAGAGAGGGGGAATGAGTGACACGTGGCACGAGAGGAGAGAAGAGTTGGTGCAGGTATGGGCCTCACGGGGccagaaaaattattaaaaaaattaaaatatccaACCAaacattattaaaataataaaatacccaaaaattcaaatttactaAATTAAACACCCTTAAGTTTCATAGTTTCATAAAATTTTAACCGTAACTTGAATTTCGATTCTGCTTGCGCCTACTTTTTCGTACCGTCGAGTACTTCAAGAATACGGTAAAATAATAGCTCATACACGTCatgaaagtcaacaatctctcCACTaaggcattttcgtcaattcgctcttttaaaattaataaaatcgtaaaattagggacgagttgttacaatctacccaacataaaaaataaaaaataaaaaatttcgtcctcaaaatttgaaataagttgCTATACATAAAATACTCCAAAAGAtaggaagaaaatatatataaaaagaagaTATCAAGTTAGAGCGGTTGCATATAAAAGAATGTCATTCTGTCTCGATCGGGTTGCaatgattcctctttcatgcctccaaactcAAACTTTTCTTATCCTTTAGTACAATACTATGATATAATAcctttataaaaacataaagtcaaaaatagatatataataacataacgCCAAAATACGTATATAATAACgtaaaattaaaatagttaTACATAAATCAAAATTGAACATACAAAAATTTCACCTACACACTCATAGCATCACGTACTCTGAGAATAAGTGTAGTACctttgggtcaagcccaaacaataaataaataaatatactaACGTAGACCGGATTACTTGTTCACTCGCTTAGCGAACCCAACGAATAAGCTATCAATATTATGGTCTGCAGTCCGCAATACCGACAACTTACTGTTGTCTTGATAAGCAAGTAATAAATTTTTGAGAGTGCAATATTACAATCTTGCCCCTCATTGGGAAAGTGTGCATAAGTCGTCAGATTTACGCCTTGATCGCGCTCACACACTACCTTCTTAGGGGACATCGTGTATAGCACATAATTTCCTACATCGTAATCTCAAACCTTCAAATACCTGTTCGCAATACTCTTATGTACACCACGTGTTGTTTGTAGAATTCTCTATACAACATCTCAAATGGTGTCTTACCTAACATCTTAACTTATGCCTACGCGTTCGTACCGTCGAGTACTTTGAGAATACGGAAAAATAATAGCTCATACGCGTCACGAAATGACGatcaacaaaaatcaacaaTCTCTCCACtagggcatttttgtcaattcactattttaaaattaataaaatcgtaaaattagtgACGGGTTGTTACAGGACTAGTTTGATATTGAATTTTGTCCTAACTGTTAAATAAAGttagttgaatttttttgttaagattAGGATTTTGAAACCAtttcattccttttttttttttattatttaactcaaaagaTAGGACATAAACCCAAAAGATTTAACTaaagttaaaatttttgtttgtaaattaaaataagaattgtttataaaacccaaaaaaaaaaaatagaaacaaaaagaaattatcaTTGAAATGTAAATTACTATAAGTTTTCgcaaaataaagttaaaattaCTATTTCTAAATTAAAGTAAGCACTGTTtctaaaacccaaaaattaaagtttttttttttgtttttttttttaatttcgattTGACTTAATATTATTGTTTAGTTCGTTCTAAATCATGCAAGATTGTATTATTAACTCCACTAATTTATCAAAACTAAAGTTAAAACCATTATTCTAAATTGAAATAAGCTTTGTTTCTAAAACTCAAAAGATAAaagtctttcttctttgttttggaTTGTAATTTGACTTCATATTATTATCTGATTTGTCATAAATAATGCATGGTTATATTATTTAGGGAACTTTTGTGACATCTCGTCCCGAGATTataaaaacgtacgtgtgaattgaccattttacccctagttcgttacatttacgtttagtgttgttttgtgtggtgtggcatgtgttggaccacacacacacactcacacacactgtctctCACTCTCCCGTGttttcctctccctctgtctcttttctgtcacttctttctctctctcccgagctccatcattcttcttcttccttcagaaaacgtacggacaacaccaAACTCACCCAAACCATCACTCttcgaggaaactaaggacaccatcgaactcgtgaagctcgtacgagtgcaaccataccattttcaggtgagaaatccttcgttttcatgtcgattCGAGATAGTCCGATttaggtactattcatgcaaacttaatctagcatgtttttgggattttgaagcttgtagatgtcttagtgaggtcccaaggagcctcggagtgcttcgtggacaaatttggacgtcgggaaagcttggttcaaagttggccggaactttcgaggctttttccggcaaatccacggcgagttaggggtcgaggcaggtatggatgtgttcgtctcgtcaataccttcattttgatatatattacGTCGAAAAtgattaagaaatgaagaagttatgacactttgaagtttacctagaaattccggcaaaacaccacctccggcgacgcgaggaagaagacgcgcgcgtgggcagcgcgtgaacatggcgcgtgggggcgcgtgagagctccaaattgagttctgaaaattgtcacgtgttcgtgacgtcgtgtagatcaccgtggtatattcacacacccaatTTGAGCAACTTATGAAAAAGTTATTGACGAATGTTTAATGTATGTGCGtttaaatgatgattttataattattctgtTATAGGTGAAACTTGTACGAACGACGAATGTAACCAAACTAGGCGTGAGGGTTACGAACCGGCTACTTAtctgtgagtgggcagttatttttcagtatatatatacgtatgcttgacgtatttcccagaaaacatattttaaaagaaatacgaattaaatatcctgtcatatatgcatcatattttaatatgtgcattaccataattatgcatactgttgcatggtgctaaggaggcccaggtaagctacctttgaaatacatttgatatacgtatgaaatacatttgatatacgtacgaaatacgtttggaatacgattgaaatactatggAAATACAAATGAAATAGGATTGTGATATGATTGAGATACGATTGAGATATTATGCTGATAACTATCATGAGATATGATCGAGATATGAAGAATGATATgatagagatgcttagagaactcataacctgcacccccggtgttagtgctcccgccctgagcagggcccagtccttcacgtgatgttcacctccccgCACCTcatgctcagcttggatccaagctaggtgcacaggcctgtcgtacagaccacattaggtggttccgactcgtaggtgacccgcgattattcgcccagccttcacgtgatcgtagcactaaagCGTATATATAcgtacacccagtcctgtcgtacagaccactttaggtggttccgactcgtggtcaggttcagttgttcagttattgagtttgagatttgagctctatatgcagccgtacaggtcacgttaggtgactcccggctgccagattatatgttattgatgtgagttatgcttgagcacttacatttattatgaggctttgacatggtacattcttgagcatgattgatatacccttgagcatgtttggcatatttatacatacgtatatatgtttattttctggaaagtatatttgttttacggcgaggggttagtatattcaaaagagaaaagaaggttttgaataagtttgttttgctgacccactcaactttgttttgcgcccctccaggttcaagatatcagagcttggtggctacgaggaatccaacggtgttctgacagaatggacaaaaattaggactcacctttgggtgtttcatcttagaaattgtatctttaaagcttccgtactgtgcaaatggttacgtcactctcacgtgacggccagcatgccctccttcgggacggggtgtgtcaactttaacaaaaagcttctAGTGCTATTCACtataacgaaaaatcacatttttacattaaaaagtcaatcatggtactattcactttaccctttatttttgtccttatcgttaagactcaaagttttcaagtcattttcattagttttccttattattTAATTCAGGGGCAATGtacaatttcaaataatttgttgAAACTAATGTTAAAAGGGTTATTTAAATATAAACCCTTACAacttttatttcttatataaaaacccacctaattataaacatccaaataaaacccaaatttaaaagTGATTGCCATGTAGGAAAGTAATTGAcctattaatacaaaatatttacaacttgtaccacaatattcaaaataaatcaataaatattattactcaCCTTAATTACAATGAACAAATAATTTATTGCATATTATTACCcctaacacacacatatatatacatgtatacgTTCAAATGTATATAGTACTACCATAAGCTCAATATATAtagtttacatatatatatatatatatatatatagtactacaATACGTTTTGAtcaaatatattatactaattaatctacctatatgtaaatttatgatgagcaaataccatatattttataggtattttattttgtatgtatcatcatatatattaggcacattttattattatttaatctcttaaatataaaattgttgGAAGTTTAGAAGACCAGCGACCTTTCCCCACCAGCTATACAAGACTCAATCAAAGGCCTTTTACGTGTGCGAATTTTTAGTGGTCTTACAGTACTTTTCTTTGTCTGCATATATATAACAATTTCTAACCAAATCAACCACGTAAAGTCGATATACATAAATGAGGAGGCGACAACGGGGATTGAGAGAGTAATTACCTTTGTTTTAATACCAGTAGTTTCGTTGAACAAAGACAAACGAAGaggatgtattcaattggggttttgagagattttaatttttttaatgaatctaagggtattcaattaggattttaagtgattatctgaaattcaagatgtatttaattagaattttaagatagtttattaaaattcatAGAAATttgagtgtattcaattaggattttaaaaaagtttataacattccaggtgtattcaattagaaattgattttaaagaattttagagagttgaggaattagagggaattgaagagattttgtaatgtattttaagcatacacaaatctcacctcttcttatgagatttcgagggaattgaatcaaaattttatatggaatctctacaaatcaattaaactctataaaaatccaaggatttataaatccattaaagtcttttaaattcttaattgaatacacccctcgAAATTGTTGATtccattgaaaaatttcttaaaCCTAACTTTAGTTGACCAAATTAAAACAGTAATTTTCGAATGTCCCTGCATTATCAAAGGTGGTGACTGTGGCAGTTTGGTGTTATGGGTTAATCAAATGAATATCGTTTTAATTAACAAACTAATAACGAATTTGAGTATGACCTGAGGATCAAAATAAGGTTTACTATACCTGTAATTTGAGTATAACTGTAATGTGACCATTTATGTCTACCACCACATAATACAACCCCTTCCAGAAATTTGGTTCAATTTCTGGGATTTTAATCGGTCAAAGTTGGAATGCACGAGTAGTGGTTTAGGGTTTCATCGAACGGTCAGCTGCGATGGGTGGGATTCGAAGCAACGGCGAATTGATCATGAGATCTTGTCAAATTATTTCCAAGTCAATGAGATCTTGTCAACTTATTGAAAAGTCTTCGAGATTTATCTCCCTCTCCAagaaacaaatatcaaatcattgTTACTCAATATACTGaaacaaattttataattgTTATCTGCACCTCCgtaaaatgaatttaattaagggatgtgttatccacacataaTTTTTTACTTTACACACActacttgttaatttttgttatttaatctttttcaattaattcaattcaacggctgaaaattaaaaaaatatatgagaagttaaaaaagatgtgtggatatcagatctctttaattaattatttccacatgcatatgtattaCTTTCTCTGTTTTCTATCTGTTGTTTATTATTTCATACTCCAAATATACAATATACATTTCCCATATCATATTGGttgataaaaaaacaaaactcatcaTGTACATGTAATTAAGTAAACAATATAGTATCCCACCCCTACATCTAAACTACGTATTAATAGAACTCTAATTGTTAACTAAAATTCCATAAAATTATCATtctaaccctctaattaaaattgaacatcaataagaaatataggcaataatataatttcacacaaccaaaattttgttttttttttcaaagcctcgcCTACATGTGATTCTAACATACctctaaataaaaaataaataaaaaaataaagctcTCTCCCCTCCCTCTCCACCCCACTTCTCTCTCacttcctctctccttccatttttaaaacaaagttcttctcacactttgtgtgtgatCATATGCTaattatacataaaaaaaaagtgaattttAATGAGACATtcccgatactgttcacttttaacaaataaataatatttttaccttttcttaATACTATTCAttacacatttatttgttatttttcattaatacttaagttttttttgtacttttcgttagttttcctttaaaaaaacaaaatagttatatatatatatatatatatattctattatGGGTAATGACAATCTTTGGGGTTTAAGACGTcctaattgtaaaaaaaaaagctgaacaaattaacaaatttaatcCCTGACACATCAGCAGGTAACGTATATTATCTGATCATGTTGACAGAATGGGATGAGCACGGAATGTAAAGAGCGACAGAATAGAGTGTACGATCAAGAAATAAATTTTGTATAGAGTACTCGGGACTTATCTAAGCATAAACCTTTTCATTTCTGAAGAACCGAGAATTCCTCctaaattaaatacaaaaaagaaaattacatttACACATTCAACTCTAAACGTGTTCTTCTAGTACACCGCGGGAGTTCCCTTTTCTTAAAATTCGTCAGACTGTAAAGTGTAGTTTTGGACACGGTCAAATTGATCGATGTTATTCAACATGGTtggtttttgaagaagaaagttTCTGACTTGTGTTCATATCTTTATGCAAGCATTCTCTAACGGTTCCCCAATTTAATCAAACTGTTAACTGCATATATGATACCAAACTCATTTTGTATGCCTTTATCTTAGACATTTCAAAGTCCTTGTCAAAATAATGCAAATTTATTGGCTAATTTTCCACGTAATTGTGGAAATAATGGGTTAGCAACTACTTTCCAAATGCCTATATAAACATAGCATATATCGACCTCTGATATATcacaagaaaaatacaatattcCATAACAATAGACGATTCTCAAACTTCTCATTTCCTTGAGCTAGCTCTTTTAATTTGTTCCCCATATGGCACGCTTAGCCTTTGTGCTAGCTTGTGCTCTAGCCCTATTGGCTTCCTCAGTAGCCTCTGGTGCAATTGTTGAGCATTCTTTTAATGTAAGTCTTGCCTCAATTTTGGGTATGCTCATTAATGTTTCTAGGCTGAAACACATTATAATGTTCAAAAACACTTCTGAgtcaattgacaaaaaaaaaatgtaattttggATCATAGAAgtggttttttaaaacaattttgcaCAAGCCCTTTGGCAGCCTTATTTTATCATGCATATTTCCTCACCAATTATTTGAATGTTTCCTTTGAATAATAGTAgttatgatatattttttttaattacaattgTTTTCAGGTGAACAACCTAACTGTTAGCCGACTGTGCCGGAATCAATCGATTACTGTAGTAAATGAGAGTTATCCAGGACCAACCATATATGCACGAGATGGAGACACACTTATTGTCCACGTTTTAAACCAGTCTCCCTATAACATTAGTATTCACTGGTAAAGACCAATTATCCAAAATCATTTAACAACCCCCAAGTGGAATGTTGAGTAATGTTTTCTTCACGTTGTATAGTTTCTTTCTTAATGCAGGCATGGAATCTTTCAACTTCTGAGTCCATGGGCGGATGGGCCTACATATGTAACTCAATGCCCTATACGCCCCGGACAAAGTTATACTTACAAATTTAATATCACTGGACAAGAAGGCACCCTTTGGTGGCATGCCCACATTTCGTGGCTCCGTGCAACTGTCCACGGAGCGCTCATAATCCACCCGAAAGCCGGTCGATCCTTCCCCTTCCCCAAGCCCGCCAAAGAAGTTCCCATCTTGTTAGGTAATTAACGATTAAACTATACCATTCAACTTACTTAACGTTAATTGTAATATGTACCTTAAACAATAATTTTGatgaataataatttttttaacaactttttTTATGACTAATTATATATTACCTGTTTGATGGAATTGCAGGAGAGTAGTACAATGGCAATGTGGTCGACATTGAGGAAGAAGGCCTATCTAAAGGAATTGCTCCTAACATTTCAAATGCTTACACCATCAATGGACTTCCCGGTGATCTTTATGACTGCTCTCAAAATCGTACGTAACTATGCATGCATACACGTAAATTTATTGATTTAGTTTATGTGTTATTTTTGCATGATGAGTATTAACGAAGTGACATCAAATTATCAGAATCATATCGGTTAAGTGTGGTGAGAGGAAAGACTTACCTGCTACGCTTAATTAACGCTGGACTCAATACCCAGCTCTTCTTCAAGATAGCCAATCACAAGATGATAGTTGTCGCCATCGACGCTACCTACACCACTCCTTATGTCACCAACGTGGTGGTTACCGGACCCGGTCAGACCACAGACGTTCTTGTCAAATTCAATCAACCTATTGGCTCTTATTACATGGCCGCCACTCCATACGCTAGCGCTAGTGACACCATCGACTTTGATAACTCAACCACCAGAGGCATCATTATCTACAAGGGCTCCAATTCATCAACCCCCATTATGCCCCCAATGCCCAACCCTCACGACACGCCATTGGCCCATAAGTTCCTCACCAATCTTACCAGCCTCGCTGGTGGACCCCAATGGGTCCCAGTCCCACTCAAGGTGGACGAGCACATGTTCGTGACAATCGGCGTCAACTTAGAGATGTGTCCAGAAAATGCCACATGTCAGGGTCTATTCAATAACCGACTATCTGCAAGCATGAACAACGAGTCATTTGTGCTCCCAAGTAATACATCCATGTTGGAAGCACAATTTCACAATGTGAGCGGGGTTTACACCAGAGACTTTCCTGACGAGCCTCCAGTCAAATTTGACTACACGGACACAAACATTAGCCTCGACCTATCATTGATATACGCGCCAAAATCGACCAAGGTCAAGACGCTAAAATTCAATTCAACAGTGGAGATGGTGCTTCAGAACACAGCGTTTTTGGCCATCGAGAACCACCCGATGCATCTCCACGGCTTCAATTTCCACGTGTTGGCACAAGGGTTTGGAAATTATGATCCAATTAATGACCCCAAAAAGTTTAACTTCGTTAATCCACAAATACGTAACACAATTGGTGTGCCGGTCGGAGGATGGGCTGTGATTAGGTTTCAAGCAAATAATCCTGGTTAGTTTTCTTAATCATTTGTTTAATTAAGTTTCATTGTATTTTAATGTATTATAAACAATTAATTTATGACGGTTTGTTTTAAACTGTTGTTTCAGGTATATGGTACATGCACTGTCATTTGGATGTGCATCTGCCATGGGGGCTGGGAATGGCCTTTGAGGTTGAAAATGGACCGACGCTAGAGTCTACTTTGCCTCCACCACCACTTGATTTGCCCAAATGTTAGAAGTTGTTCAGAAGAGACCTCAAAATATTCTTTCAATTGTATTCTTTAAATTATAATATCGTGGTCAATTTCATTCGTTTggttacaaataaataattttgtagTAAAAGTAGTAACAAATGCATTGTATAAGTAGGTCATCATTGTTTACTAAAGccacaatatattatttaattactaatattgtttttttactCAGAGATGAATTTTGTTAGATTTCTAAGAGAAATGTTTACATCTTCCACCAAAATATGGAAGATAAAATCCGAACCAATACAATTCCATGAATGATCTCCCCCATGTTTAGAAACAAAGGATGCTATAGCATGCGCAGCTTGATTGCTTTCTCTGTGGGAGTACTAGAATACAACAAACTGCAAGGATTGGGCAATCCTCCAAACATCATGAATCAAACCTTCCAACATTGCATCAGTATCCATATCCTTTTTAAAAATCTGCACTAAAACCTTCGCATCTGTTTCAGTCTCAATGGGTTGAATGCCTCTCACAACACATTCCTGCAGCGCTGCCCTAACTGTAGTGACCTTCGCCATTGCTGCATTTTGAAAGTACAGGTTCCCAGCACCGCCAGCAGAGTGAATAATGCCAGCAAAATCCCAGAATACCCATCGTATTCCACCCCCTTTTTACTTTTGATTCCAGGCTGCATCACAGTTCACTTTTAACGTCACATACTTAGGTCTTTCCCATCTCATGATCTTGCGCGCAAACTTCAGCTCAGCAGCTTGTGTTTTAGTTTCCCGAGCCTCATTTAGTTCCTTAAAAGCCTCCCGTAACACAAACAGTTGATGAAAACtgatcacacgatatacgatacgATTCAAGGATCttcggaatcctcacaaagatgaTCTGTAGAGGACACTGGAATATATTTTTCGAAGGGacaaaatataatgaaaatgataaaattcttaaaaacttttagttttaatgaaaatgacaaaataaaggtgtaagtaaatagtatcatgagtgacttttcaaaataaaaatgttcTGAACgataaaaatgaacaataccaaaaatgtttcattaatattcaaaacataaaataaaataaaataaaaaaacctcaTATGAACATCATTTGGATGTCCCTTTTTGAGAAGCAGTAAATGGTCTGAATCACATTGGATCCCCAAATCAGTGGATTCTAGGTTTCTGCCCTGTTAGAGATTTGGGCTGCCCATCACATCTCTTCCACATAATAGTTCCCATAACAAAAATGTCAGtaattttgagtttaaaatcTTATAAACTAACAGCTGTTGATAATAACCTTCATGATAATTGCATTACCTATAATCTTCTTCATATTCCCTATAATCTTCTtaatattgccaattagttgtATGGTGAAACCTTAAATTTTTTCGGTGACTTACAATTCAATATTGTCCTAACTGAGTATTACAATTTGATTTTACACACATTAATAATTTCTCCTACATGTGGTTAAGTTGTGCCCTTATTGTCCAAGTTGAGTTCAAAATGAGTTGGCATCTTGTTATGATAGCCTTGATCACATTGTAGGGTTGATTTCCATTTGTGGGACGTATGTACTCACCTCTCTAGTAGAGGTGATATGATGAGTAAGAGtgattcaaataatattttactCGTTTAGATGTGTTTTTCAAATAACTAAAAgggcttttagagaaaatatttttcagttccaaaagcacttcaagtattttatggaagaagcaccagttctgtgcttcttccaggaagtactttaaatgttttt from Pyrus communis chromosome 17, drPyrComm1.1, whole genome shotgun sequence includes the following:
- the LOC137723453 gene encoding laccase-7-like; translation: MIVVAIDATYTTPYVTNVVVTGPGQTTDVLVKFNQPIGSYYMAATPYASASDTIDFDNSTTRGIIIYKGSNSSTPIMPPMPNPHDTPLAHKFLTNLTSLAGGPQWVPVPLKVDEHMFVTIGVNLEMCPENATCQGLFNNRLSASMNNESFVLPSNTSMLEAQFHNVSGVYTRDFPDEPPVKFDYTDTNISLDLSLIYAPKSTKVKTLKFNSTVEMVLQNTAFLAIENHPMHLHGFNFHVLAQGFGNYDPINDPKKFNFVNPQIRNTIGVPVGGWAVIRFQANNPGIWYMHCHLDVHLPWGLGMAFEVENGPTLESTLPPPPLDLPKC